The DNA sequence TTCTTTTTGGCCGAGATCGCGGCGCCGCAGTCGGGGCAGAACTTCCCGCCCTGCGTCTTCGCTCCGCACTTGGGGCAGACCGCGGCCGCGACCTGGGCGAGGTTGCGCTGGGCGAGGTAGTCCACGCTCTTGGCCTTCTCGACGGCCTGCTCCTTCGCCGCCTGCGCCTGCGCCGCCGCGATCTCCTCGTCGAGATCGGGCGCGCAGCTCTCGCACAGCCCCGCCTTCTTGTTCCAGCACACCGGCTCGCACACCCACTGGCCGCAGCGGGTGCACTGCTTGAACAGCGGGCTGATCTCCGTGACCGCCGCCTTCAGCGCCGCGTCGTGCTGCGGGCCGGCCACCGCGGCCTGCAGCGCCTCCGCGCCGGAGGCGGCGCGACCGAAGATGCCGCCCAGGAGCGACGCGGCCGCGTTCGCGGCCGCCGCCGCGGTGCCCAGCGTGTTGGACTGGAACGTGGACATGTAGCCGTTGCCGCACTTCTGGCACATGAACTTGAACTGGAAGCCGCGATTGGACGACAGGTCCTGGTAGTTGTCGGTGAACGGAATCGTCGCCATGGATGCTCCTTTGCGCCTAAGAGATTCGCCGGCCGCGGCGCCGTCAAGGCTCCCGCGCGGGCGTGAGGGACGAGCCGCCGCCGATCCACCGCTCCCAGCGGCGCCGGTACTCCGCCCGGTAGCTCCGCACCGTCGCATCGTAGCTCGCGGCGCTCGTGTCGCCGCGGCGGGACCACCGCAGCTCCAGCGTGCGGGCTCCCGCCGCGAGCGCCACTGCGCCGTTCTCCACGCGCACCGCACGGCCGTCCGCCTTCGCCTCCCGCACGGCGACGAACCACGGGACGTGCACGACGACCCGCGCCGGCGGGCGCCAGAAGCGCGGCGCGATCTGCAGCGTCGCGCCGCTGTCGCCCGTGACGTCGAGGCGGAAGTCGA is a window from the Gemmatimonadales bacterium genome containing:
- a CDS encoding zinc ribbon domain-containing protein, translating into MATIPFTDNYQDLSSNRGFQFKFMCQKCGNGYMSTFQSNTLGTAAAAANAAASLLGGIFGRAASGAEALQAAVAGPQHDAALKAAVTEISPLFKQCTRCGQWVCEPVCWNKKAGLCESCAPDLDEEIAAAQAQAAKEQAVEKAKSVDYLAQRNLAQVAAAVCPKCGAKTQGGKFCPDCGAAISAKKKCPSCGAEADGSPKFCPECGKAYGS